The nucleotide sequence TATTCGATCGACATGCAAATTTGAAATATAAATATGGCAACCGAAAATTTTGGTGTCGAGGATATTATGTGGATACAGTAGGGCGAAACAGAAAAGTCATTCAAGAATATATAAAAAATCAATTGCAGGAAGATCTGCTGGAAGATCAGATGACAATGAAAGAATTTATTGACCCATTCACAGGGGAAGAACTAAATCGAAGAAAAAAATAAGTACACCGCTTTAGCGGTAGTCGGAAACGTAGTGCGGTTGGCAGACCTTTCAGAGCGTCTTTAGACGTGGGCCAGTAACCCAGCGTTTCACGCGCAGAGAAAACCACCAGTTCAACTGGTGGTTTTTATTTCGTTTCCAATTGGAACGGTATTTTACAAATCAGCGCACAGTACAAAACTATTTAACGAAAGTAGAGGCTTTGTTTGCTCATTCATTAAATAGGCATAACTATGGATTAAGGACTGAATTTTAGTCGGAACTTCCGAAAATTCATTTAGCAAGTAATTGCTGTAGTCGACTTCCCAAGATCCGTCCTGCAAATAGCTGGCATCGACTGTTTGTCCAACATTGATTTTAAAGCCTTCGCTAAGCATAAGTTCCTTTATTTGCGTTTTATGAAAGAGATTTTGGATATTCCCTTCATTTTCTGTAAATGCTGTATAGAGCGCCGCAATATTGGCTGCGCAAAAGTGCGCACGCTGATCGTCCGATGTATAATCGATGTCCCATTCAGCAAAACAGATACGATCTGCCACTTGCTTGATCTTTTGAAAGTAATTCTTTAACAGTTCGCTACTTTCGAAATACCATGAACAATGGGATAGAACAACGACATCAAATTTCTCGTCGAACTCCATTTGCAAAAAGTCGGTTTCGTAGTGGAAATCGATTCGATGTCCTAATGGGGATTGTGAAATCGTTTCTGCTGCTTCACCTAATGTGATTGGTGCACCATATTCAGTTGAGGCAATGTCGATGGCAACGACACTGCCAGTTTCTCCGACGGCATCTGCCAATACAACAGTAGTGTCACCTTGCCCGCATCCGATTTCAAGTACTTTCATACCTTTCTCAATTTGAAAGGTTTTTACTAGCTCAATACGATGTGTTAATTGTGTACGTTGTATTGTATCGTCCCCGATAATTTTCATGCAGTTTAATA is from Solibacillus isronensis and encodes:
- a CDS encoding class I SAM-dependent methyltransferase; the protein is MKIIGDDTIQRTQLTHRIELVKTFQIEKGMKVLEIGCGQGDTTVVLADAVGETGSVVAIDIASTEYGAPITLGEAAETISQSPLGHRIDFHYETDFLQMEFDEKFDVVVLSHCSWYFESSELLKNYFQKIKQVADRICFAEWDIDYTSDDQRAHFCAANIAALYTAFTENEGNIQNLFHKTQIKELMLSEGFKINVGQTVDASYLQDGSWEVDYSNYLLNEFSEVPTKIQSLIHSYAYLMNEQTKPLLSLNSFVLCADL